One Williamsia phyllosphaerae DNA segment encodes these proteins:
- the holA gene encoding DNA polymerase III subunit delta, giving the protein MVERATSSIRAEVNSETGTDVPITRVRAGDVSEYELAEMLSPSLFADERMVIVESAADAGKEPAALITSAAGSLPEGITLLVAHTGGGRTKSMVGALKSAGAQVHECAALKWPEERVRFVKAEFARLKVRVSAEVVAQVVESVGADLRELAAACSQLVSDTGGKVDAAAIATYYSGRPETKGFDVADRAITGDKAGALETLSWAEHHGVPHVVIADALGEAVHAIARVKGLGTMDQYSAASEVGMSPGRLKRVQSQARAWNAESIASALMVVSTLNGDVKGQAADADYSLQRAVGLVADLKPTRHR; this is encoded by the coding sequence CTGGTCGAGCGCGCCACCTCGTCGATCCGCGCCGAGGTGAACTCCGAGACCGGCACCGACGTGCCGATCACCCGGGTCCGGGCCGGTGACGTCAGCGAATACGAGCTGGCCGAGATGCTGAGTCCGTCACTGTTCGCCGACGAACGGATGGTGATCGTGGAGTCCGCGGCCGACGCGGGCAAGGAGCCGGCCGCGTTGATCACCTCCGCCGCCGGGTCGCTGCCCGAGGGCATCACACTGCTGGTGGCGCACACGGGTGGCGGACGGACCAAGTCGATGGTCGGGGCGTTGAAGAGTGCGGGCGCACAGGTCCACGAGTGTGCCGCGTTGAAATGGCCGGAGGAGCGGGTCCGCTTCGTCAAGGCCGAGTTCGCCCGACTCAAGGTGCGCGTGTCGGCCGAGGTCGTCGCGCAGGTCGTCGAATCGGTGGGCGCCGATCTACGGGAGCTCGCGGCCGCCTGCAGTCAGCTGGTCTCCGACACCGGCGGCAAGGTCGACGCCGCCGCGATCGCGACCTATTACTCCGGTCGGCCGGAGACCAAGGGATTCGACGTCGCCGACCGTGCGATCACCGGTGACAAGGCGGGAGCGCTGGAGACCCTGTCGTGGGCTGAACACCACGGCGTCCCACACGTGGTCATCGCCGACGCCCTGGGCGAGGCCGTCCACGCCATCGCCCGCGTCAAGGGACTGGGAACGATGGACCAGTACTCGGCGGCGTCGGAGGTGGGGATGTCCCCGGGGCGTCTCAAGCGGGTGCAATCGCAGGCGCGCGCGTGGAACGCGGAGTCGATCGCGAGCGCACTGATGGTGGTCTCGACGCTCAACGGCGACGTCAAGGGCCAGGCGGCCGACGCCGACTACAGCCTGCAGCGCGCGGTGGGCCTGGTCGCGGACCTCAAACCCACCCGCCATCGCTGA
- the rpsT gene encoding 30S ribosomal protein S20, with translation MANIKSQMKRNKTNEIARQRNQSVKSSLRTAIRNFREAVAAGEKDKASELLVTTGRKLDKAASKGVIHSNQAANKKSAMAIAVNKL, from the coding sequence GTGGCAAACATCAAGTCGCAGATGAAGCGGAACAAGACCAACGAGATCGCGCGTCAGCGCAACCAGTCGGTCAAGTCCTCGCTCCGCACGGCCATCCGCAACTTCCGCGAGGCCGTCGCCGCAGGCGAGAAGGACAAGGCGTCGGAACTGCTCGTCACGACCGGGCGCAAGCTCGACAAGGCCGCCAGCAAGGGTGTCATCCACTCGAACCAGGCCGCCAACAAGAAGTCCGCGATGGCGATCGCGGTCAACAAGCTCTGA